One Beggiatoa leptomitoformis DNA segment encodes these proteins:
- a CDS encoding radical SAM/SPASM domain-containing protein: MQLSYLFFFTENAHLKQCDDCACSEATLTSFETKNYSSDTQFTAIKDNYFTKLNDEFYLGFSPYAPAGPSVLNQEAFERYQCFLQSPQPISLEIDKQFAQQNLIVPLNHTPEISDTAPSQLSVWLHVTNACNLDCAYCYIQKSSEYMDEDIGKQTIDKLFAIAQTQQFKHLRLKYAGGEALLHFKFIKKIHEYAQKIAQKEQITLSAVILSNGVAITPQMANWLKQEDIKLMISIDGIGTVHDEQRPDKRGKGSFQRIQKTIYEILLPLEIKPEISITVTGINANFIANVVEWALHNKLVFHLNLYRHPSIFPTPLLKENLTLEQQHVINGIRAAYKVIEENLPNYPFLNNLLDKMQSTAHTHTCGVGKNYVVVDHHGQFSQCQMQINQTIPSKLATAIAVLPTLATSTIRNLPIQDKTDCQTCEFRYRCTGGCPIETHRVTGRWDIKSPHCNIYKTLYPEALRLEGLRLLKLHEKL, from the coding sequence ATGCAACTATCTTATCTATTCTTTTTTACAGAAAATGCTCACTTAAAACAATGTGACGATTGTGCTTGTTCCGAAGCAACATTGACATCTTTTGAAACTAAAAATTATTCAAGTGATACTCAATTCACTGCGATTAAAGATAATTACTTTACAAAACTCAATGATGAGTTTTACTTAGGTTTTAGCCCTTATGCGCCCGCTGGACCTAGTGTCTTAAATCAAGAAGCATTTGAACGTTACCAATGTTTTCTTCAAAGCCCCCAGCCAATAAGTTTGGAAATAGATAAACAATTTGCGCAGCAAAATTTAATTGTTCCCCTCAACCATACTCCTGAGATTTCAGATACAGCGCCTTCACAATTGTCAGTGTGGTTACATGTTACAAACGCGTGTAATTTAGACTGCGCCTATTGTTATATCCAAAAATCCTCTGAATATATGGATGAAGATATAGGTAAACAAACAATTGATAAATTATTTGCAATAGCACAAACACAACAATTTAAACACCTACGTTTAAAATATGCAGGTGGGGAAGCATTATTACATTTTAAGTTTATTAAAAAAATTCATGAATATGCTCAAAAAATTGCGCAAAAAGAACAAATAACATTAAGTGCAGTAATATTAAGTAATGGTGTCGCTATCACTCCGCAGATGGCTAACTGGCTTAAACAAGAAGATATTAAGTTAATGATTTCTATAGATGGAATTGGTACGGTTCATGACGAGCAACGTCCTGATAAACGAGGCAAAGGCTCATTCCAGCGAATTCAAAAAACGATATATGAAATTCTCTTACCATTAGAGATAAAACCTGAAATTAGCATCACTGTCACAGGAATCAATGCCAATTTTATTGCTAACGTAGTCGAATGGGCTCTTCATAATAAATTAGTTTTTCATCTTAATCTTTATAGACATCCTTCCATTTTTCCTACTCCTTTGTTAAAAGAAAATTTAACATTAGAGCAACAGCACGTTATCAATGGAATAAGAGCTGCTTACAAAGTTATTGAGGAAAATTTACCAAATTACCCTTTTCTGAATAACTTATTGGATAAAATGCAATCGACAGCACACACCCATACATGTGGTGTTGGTAAAAATTATGTAGTTGTCGACCATCATGGGCAATTTTCTCAATGTCAAATGCAAATAAATCAAACTATTCCTTCTAAGCTTGCTACTGCAATTGCAGTTTTGCCTACACTAGCAACTAGCACTATCCGTAATTTGCCTATTCAAGATAAAACAGACTGCCAAACATGTGAGTTTCGCTATCGTTGTACAGGCGGGTGTCCTATTGAAACTCATCGTGTAACAGGACGCTGGGACATCAAAAGTCCACATTGTAATATTTATAAAACCCTTTACCCCGAAGCCTTACGTTTAGAAGGGTTGCGTTTATTAAAATTACACGAAAAATTGTAA
- a CDS encoding YraN family protein, with translation MSSPTRADKGHWAEELAQQYLIQQGLIPITQNYRCKFGEIDLILWEKAILVFVEVRYRQTQHYGGGIASINKQKQQRIVTTASLYLQQQPFHPQPTCRFDAIILSGNINTTPDIQWLKDAFRVG, from the coding sequence ATGAGTTCGCCTACTCGTGCTGATAAAGGACACTGGGCAGAAGAGCTTGCCCAGCAATACCTTATACAACAAGGGTTAATACCTATTACGCAAAATTATCGCTGTAAATTTGGAGAAATTGATTTAATTCTGTGGGAAAAAGCGATACTGGTATTTGTAGAAGTGCGTTATCGCCAAACCCAGCATTATGGTGGTGGCATTGCAAGTATTAACAAGCAAAAACAACAGCGTATTGTAACAACTGCCAGTTTATATTTACAGCAACAACCATTTCACCCGCAACCCACTTGTCGTTTTGACGCAATTATCCTCAGCGGCAATATCAATACAACACCTGATATTCAATGGCTTAAAGATGCATTTCGCGTGGGTTGA
- a CDS encoding penicillin-binding protein activator: MLLRQLTLLMLVLVTLMGCQNIALFPEKNRTATTPTIVDPTQAAKRLETQGNYTGAAREYLRLASTQAAPQRQTYQLLAVNTLINGGLLEQAKTELGKVNASSATLQMQIELALARIALAENRLDEVNNRLTRINPDTLPNSIRAQYYQLQAEILATQGNRLEAVRMLVQVDDLLEKDPFAGRNNQQNIWRTLSMIPTPELTQVSQLQGDAFSGWIALSLITQTTPADQLNQSLNTWRTSYPNHPANRYIVATLTRGGAVASNPNIPPVNDMAGKQIALLLPLSGNFKSQSEAIRDGIFAALYNTTGQQPRISVYDTNTNNVLQIYQQVVAKGDVSFIIGPLEKEAVKLLATSQTRLAVPTLALNYVDIPVNTANFYQFGLSPEDEASNVASRAWSDGYRSAAILFPDSEWGTRVVNAFRIEWQKRGGQVISAESYKNDFSAPVKRIAANPAINMVFMAGFAQQARQIRPYFDYYAANRLPIYSTSHVYTGMPDPQVDKDLNGVIFGDMPWIIAPDAQAQQLQAALNNQKAAQFKRLYAFGVDAYQLTQQLITLVNQPYRQWQGQTGLLSVDTTGSVRRQLVWARFVNGVPTSLQGGYSLQ; the protein is encoded by the coding sequence ATGCTACTTCGTCAACTAACCTTACTTATGCTGGTCTTAGTAACGCTAATGGGCTGTCAAAACATTGCGTTATTTCCCGAAAAAAACCGTACAGCAACCACCCCCACGATTGTCGACCCCACTCAAGCAGCAAAACGCCTAGAAACGCAGGGTAATTATACAGGAGCTGCCCGCGAGTATTTGCGTCTTGCAAGTACACAGGCTGCCCCACAACGACAAACTTATCAATTATTAGCGGTTAATACATTGATTAATGGGGGGCTATTAGAACAAGCAAAAACAGAACTGGGAAAAGTCAATGCCAGCTCTGCAACATTACAAATGCAAATTGAATTAGCACTCGCCCGTATTGCACTGGCAGAAAATCGCTTGGACGAAGTTAATAACCGTTTAACACGCATTAATCCCGATACACTACCCAACAGCATTCGCGCCCAATACTACCAATTACAAGCCGAAATTTTAGCCACACAAGGCAATCGCCTAGAAGCTGTGCGGATGCTCGTTCAAGTTGATGACCTATTAGAAAAAGACCCTTTCGCAGGGCGAAATAATCAACAAAATATTTGGCGCACACTCTCCATGATACCCACGCCAGAACTGACACAAGTATCACAATTACAAGGAGATGCCTTTTCAGGCTGGATTGCTTTATCCCTCATTACACAAACCACCCCAGCCGACCAACTTAACCAATCACTCAACACATGGCGCACCAGTTATCCTAACCACCCTGCCAATCGCTATATCGTCGCAACCCTGACACGGGGAGGGGCTGTTGCAAGTAACCCTAATATTCCCCCAGTAAATGACATGGCGGGCAAACAAATTGCGTTATTACTTCCTCTTTCAGGCAACTTTAAATCACAATCTGAAGCAATTCGAGATGGCATCTTTGCGGCTCTTTACAACACCACAGGACAACAACCACGCATTAGCGTTTATGACACTAATACAAATAATGTATTACAAATATATCAACAAGTTGTTGCTAAAGGGGATGTAAGTTTTATTATTGGACCACTAGAAAAAGAAGCCGTTAAACTGCTTGCAACCAGTCAAACTCGCCTCGCTGTCCCAACACTAGCACTAAACTACGTTGATATTCCTGTTAATACAGCAAACTTTTATCAATTTGGACTCTCACCCGAAGATGAAGCCAGCAACGTTGCCAGTCGCGCATGGTCAGACGGCTATCGCTCGGCAGCCATTCTATTTCCTGATAGCGAATGGGGAACACGGGTTGTTAATGCCTTTCGCATAGAATGGCAAAAACGGGGTGGACAAGTTATCTCAGCAGAATCCTACAAAAATGACTTTAGCGCGCCTGTAAAACGGATAGCCGCAAACCCCGCAATTAACATGGTCTTTATGGCAGGATTTGCCCAACAAGCTCGACAAATTCGTCCTTATTTTGACTACTACGCAGCTAACCGCTTACCAATTTACAGCACCTCCCACGTATATACAGGTATGCCAGACCCACAAGTAGATAAAGACCTCAATGGGGTTATTTTTGGCGATATGCCTTGGATTATCGCGCCCGATGCACAAGCGCAACAACTACAAGCGGCATTAAATAACCAAAAAGCGGCACAATTTAAACGTCTGTATGCTTTTGGCGTTGATGCTTACCAACTCACACAACAACTAATAACACTGGTCAATCAACCTTATCGTCAATGGCAAGGACAAACAGGATTACTTTCTGTAGATACAACAGGCTCTGTACGTCGACAACTGGTGTGGGCGCGTTTTGTGAATGGTGTACCGACCAGTTTACAAGGTGGTTATAGTCTGCAATGA
- the rsmI gene encoding 16S rRNA (cytidine(1402)-2'-O)-methyltransferase, which translates to MSNTHGVLYVVATPIGNLADFTHRAQAVLEKVQVIAAEDTRHSRHLLTHFGINTPLQALHEHNERQATETLLNRLQAGESVALISDAGTPLISDPGRLLIETAHNARIQVVPIPGASALISALSVAGLSADKFVFAGFLPAKSNARQQQLQTLLSETRTLVFYEAPHRIVECITDMVQCFGEQRVGTLCKELTKLFETIYRDNLQGLLTWLTAEAERQKGEFVIVLQGAEPIDTQQLTAETERTMRILLTELPLKQAAKLASEITGVSKNTLYAWGLAQRA; encoded by the coding sequence GTGTCAAATACACACGGGGTATTATATGTTGTTGCAACCCCTATCGGTAATTTAGCGGATTTTACCCACCGCGCCCAAGCCGTTTTAGAAAAAGTTCAGGTAATCGCCGCAGAAGATACCCGTCATAGTCGACATTTGCTAACGCACTTTGGCATTAATACACCATTGCAGGCATTACATGAACATAATGAGCGACAAGCAACCGAAACATTACTAAACCGCTTACAAGCGGGGGAATCTGTTGCCTTAATTAGCGACGCAGGCACACCCCTCATCAGCGACCCCGGACGGCTATTAATTGAAACCGCGCATAACGCACGTATTCAAGTTGTGCCTATTCCCGGTGCAAGTGCATTAATCAGTGCATTATCGGTTGCAGGATTGAGCGCGGATAAATTTGTATTTGCCGGTTTTTTACCTGCAAAATCTAACGCCCGCCAACAGCAATTACAAACATTACTCTCAGAAACCCGCACGTTGGTTTTTTATGAAGCCCCGCATCGCATTGTGGAGTGTATCACTGACATGGTGCAATGTTTTGGTGAACAACGGGTAGGAACACTCTGCAAAGAATTGACCAAGTTATTTGAAACTATTTATAGAGATAATTTACAAGGCTTATTAACGTGGCTTACCGCAGAAGCGGAACGACAAAAAGGAGAGTTTGTCATTGTTTTACAAGGTGCAGAACCCATAGATACGCAACAGCTAACAGCAGAAACAGAACGGACAATGCGGATTTTATTAACTGAACTCCCTCTAAAACAAGCGGCAAAACTCGCCAGCGAAATCACTGGCGTTAGTAAAAATACCTTGTACGCATGGGGATTAGCGCAACGAGCATGA
- the mltF gene encoding membrane-bound lytic murein transglycosylase MltF — protein MKILTTILLGFIVTFCSPEPTLLETIKTQGELVVVTRQSPTTYYVNVDGETMGLEYELAQQFATELGVQLKLVVAQRYADILPMVVSQQVHFAAAGLTINNERRSQVRFSPAYQKTTHQLVYRKNTPNVPRSLADLNETTTLVLIEGTSQVDLVTRLQQQDYPHLTWQTVDLSPAEVLEKINTGEIKFSLLHASEITQIQRFFPELQVSFEVAEDELIAWAFPRTVGDDSLYIAAMRFINRLRASGDLDRLIDRYYGHIDFTEFDYVDTRTFYRHVEERLPFYRKYFEQVGLLYNLDWRLLAAMGYQESHWNPEAVSYTGVRGIMMLTHATAMEVNIQDREDPYQSIDGAARYFLMLRGKVDEDVPEPDRTWLALAAYNVGLGHLYDAQQLARQQGHDPKRWIDVKKTLPLLSEPTWYRRTRHGYARGSEPVYFVNNVRRFYDKLLASLDTLHADDHEIRIFSPQQPTQYLSPVQTPML, from the coding sequence ATGAAAATTCTGACAACCATTTTATTAGGCTTTATCGTCACGTTCTGTTCTCCAGAACCCACGTTGCTAGAAACAATCAAAACACAAGGTGAATTAGTCGTTGTCACCCGCCAAAGTCCGACGACTTATTATGTAAACGTTGATGGGGAAACAATGGGGCTTGAATATGAACTTGCTCAACAGTTTGCAACGGAGTTAGGGGTACAATTAAAGTTAGTAGTTGCACAGCGTTATGCCGATATTTTACCGATGGTTGTGAGTCAACAAGTCCATTTTGCCGCCGCAGGATTGACTATTAATAATGAACGCCGTTCACAAGTGCGTTTTAGTCCTGCTTATCAAAAAACAACGCATCAATTGGTGTACCGTAAAAATACGCCAAATGTGCCTCGCAGTTTGGCGGATTTAAATGAAACGACCACGCTCGTTCTTATTGAGGGAACAAGCCAAGTTGATTTGGTCACACGCTTGCAACAACAAGATTATCCACATTTAACATGGCAAACCGTTGATTTATCGCCAGCTGAAGTATTAGAAAAAATCAATACGGGTGAAATTAAATTTTCTTTATTACATGCGAGTGAAATCACGCAGATACAACGCTTTTTTCCTGAATTGCAAGTTAGTTTTGAAGTTGCTGAGGATGAGTTGATTGCGTGGGCATTTCCGCGCACAGTGGGTGATGATAGTTTATATATTGCGGCAATGCGCTTTATTAATCGTTTGCGTGCGTCAGGTGATTTAGACCGTTTAATTGACCGTTATTATGGACATATTGATTTTACTGAGTTTGATTATGTTGATACCCGCACGTTTTATCGTCATGTGGAAGAGCGGTTGCCTTTTTACCGTAAATATTTTGAACAGGTGGGCTTGTTGTATAACTTAGATTGGCGGTTGTTAGCGGCTATGGGTTATCAAGAATCTCACTGGAATCCTGAAGCGGTTTCTTACACAGGCGTGCGGGGCATTATGATGCTGACACATGCAACCGCAATGGAAGTGAATATTCAAGACCGCGAAGACCCCTATCAAAGTATTGATGGTGCTGCACGATATTTTTTGATGTTACGGGGTAAAGTGGATGAGGATGTGCCTGAACCAGACCGTACTTGGTTGGCTTTAGCGGCTTATAATGTGGGTTTAGGGCATTTATATGACGCGCAACAATTAGCCCGTCAACAAGGACACGACCCGAAACGTTGGATAGACGTTAAAAAAACCTTGCCATTGTTGAGCGAGCCGACTTGGTATCGTCGTACTCGACACGGTTATGCGCGGGGCAGTGAGCCTGTGTATTTCGTTAATAATGTTCGACGGTTTTATGACAAATTATTAGCTTCATTAGACACATTACATGCAGATGACCACGAAATTCGTATTTTTTCACCACAACAACCCACACAATATTTATCGCCCGTGCAAACACCCATGTTATAA
- the thiC gene encoding phosphomethylpyrimidine synthase ThiC: MSVSSPAIIPLSESVQLDATTLTPFPHSRKIYVEGSRPDIRVPMREISLSDTQLSTGEIEHNPAVTVYDSSGVYSDPAVKIDVRQGISDVRSNWIIERGDTEVLSTVSSRYGKERLDDSRLQSLRFAHQMRTPRRAKMGRNVSQLHYARQGIITPEMEYIAIRENQRIETLSVADLANRHQGESFGASIPHVITPEFVRAEVARGRAIIPANINHPEVEPMIIGRNFLVKVNANIGNSATTSSIAEEVEKMVWSIRWGADTVMDLSTGKHIHETREWILRNSPVPIGTVPIYQALEKVEGKAEELTWEIFRDTLIEQAEQGVDYFTIHAGVRLAYVPLTAKRTTGIVSRGGAIMAKWCLAHHQESFLYTHFGDICEIMQAYDVSFSLGDGLRPGSIADANDAAQFAELETLGELTKQAWQQDIQVMIEGPGHVPLHLIKENMDKQLKECDEAPFYTLGPLTTDIAPGYDHITSGIGAAMIGWYGCAMLCYVTPKEHLGLPNKHDVREGIVTYKIAAHAADLAKGHPTAQVRDNAMSKARFEFRWQDQFSLGLDPLKAQEFHDETLPKESAKVAHFCSMCGPHFCSMKITQDVREYAKQKGIVDVKIAVEAGLAEKAEEFTAQGAKLYR; the protein is encoded by the coding sequence ATGAGCGTATCATCACCTGCAATTATCCCATTGAGCGAATCTGTTCAACTCGATGCGACTACCCTAACTCCTTTTCCTCACTCACGTAAAATTTATGTTGAGGGCAGTCGCCCTGATATTCGCGTGCCTATGCGTGAAATTAGTTTATCAGATACCCAGTTGTCCACAGGGGAAATAGAGCATAATCCAGCCGTTACAGTCTATGATTCTTCAGGTGTTTATAGTGACCCTGCGGTTAAAATTGATGTGCGTCAGGGAATCTCTGATGTGCGTAGCAATTGGATTATTGAACGTGGCGATACTGAGGTGTTATCAACCGTATCATCCCGTTATGGTAAAGAGCGTTTAGATGACTCACGCTTGCAATCATTACGTTTTGCCCATCAAATGCGTACCCCGCGCCGTGCAAAAATGGGGCGGAATGTCAGCCAATTACATTATGCACGTCAAGGAATTATCACGCCTGAAATGGAATACATTGCCATTCGGGAAAATCAACGGATAGAAACATTATCGGTTGCTGATTTAGCCAATCGTCATCAAGGTGAATCATTTGGTGCAAGCATTCCTCACGTTATTACGCCTGAATTTGTCCGTGCAGAAGTCGCACGTGGTCGGGCAATTATTCCCGCTAATATTAATCACCCAGAAGTTGAGCCGATGATTATCGGGCGGAATTTCTTGGTTAAAGTAAACGCCAATATTGGTAACTCGGCGACAACTTCATCTATTGCTGAAGAAGTTGAGAAAATGGTGTGGTCGATTCGCTGGGGTGCGGATACGGTGATGGATTTATCCACAGGTAAGCATATTCATGAAACCCGTGAATGGATTTTACGCAACTCGCCTGTTCCTATTGGTACAGTCCCTATTTATCAGGCCTTAGAAAAAGTAGAGGGTAAGGCAGAGGAACTAACATGGGAAATATTCCGTGATACGCTTATCGAGCAAGCGGAACAAGGCGTGGATTATTTCACCATTCATGCAGGCGTGCGTTTAGCGTATGTGCCATTAACCGCAAAACGAACAACGGGGATTGTGTCGCGTGGTGGGGCGATTATGGCGAAATGGTGTTTAGCGCATCATCAAGAGAGTTTTTTATATACCCATTTTGGCGACATTTGCGAAATCATGCAGGCGTATGATGTTTCTTTTTCATTAGGTGATGGATTACGCCCCGGTTCTATTGCTGATGCAAACGATGCAGCACAATTTGCCGAGTTGGAAACACTGGGCGAATTAACCAAACAAGCATGGCAACAAGATATACAAGTGATGATAGAAGGGCCAGGACATGTACCCTTGCATCTTATTAAAGAGAATATGGACAAGCAGTTAAAAGAATGTGATGAAGCCCCTTTTTATACATTAGGACCTTTAACAACAGATATTGCACCGGGTTATGACCATATTACATCAGGCATAGGCGCGGCGATGATAGGTTGGTATGGTTGCGCAATGTTGTGTTATGTCACGCCAAAAGAGCATCTTGGTTTACCGAATAAACATGATGTACGTGAAGGGATTGTGACATATAAAATTGCAGCACACGCCGCTGATTTAGCCAAAGGACATCCAACGGCACAAGTGCGTGATAATGCAATGTCTAAAGCGCGGTTTGAATTTCGTTGGCAAGACCAATTTAGTTTAGGCTTAGACCCATTAAAAGCCCAAGAATTTCATGATGAAACATTACCTAAAGAATCGGCAAAAGTCGCCCATTTTTGCTCAATGTGTGGTCCACATTTCTGTTCAATGAAAATCACTCAAGACGTGCGTGAATATGCCAAACAAAAAGGCATTGTCGATGTAAAGATTGCAGTAGAAGCAGGGTTAGCGGAAAAAGCGGAAGAATTTACCGCACAAGGTGCAAAGTTGTATCGTTAA
- a CDS encoding serine/threonine protein kinase → MDYYMQGGGKVKLVDTDFVAEGGEGKIYVKNKTVYKIYTDIARVMPVAKIQELNVLDHPCIVRPLALLLDKNNQPVGFTMLQAVNTQSLPRLFTNDFRQQQNISDSMIFALLEKMHETIHFIHQHHCLMVDGNEMNYLVDTQTWEKPYFIDVDSYQTPHFPATALMPSIKDYHTQGFSPLTDWFAFAIVACQLLVGIHPYKGKHANHKGLESRMKANISIFNATVSLPAAVRDFAIIPSTWQDWFIRLFEKGERLAPPLLSGKLPAPALRVHVVQGTNNFTVTLLHDYKEPIREHHYYNGLNTIFVKNTVYIQKQPFSLQNTTTQIIYEPRSLTALAATIHQQQLQLTVLSTGEVLALTLNAEQLLCVNNNLYVVQYDKLITIQLRQVNDKLFASSGTVWQIMPNSHQVFQGIIYQNVLGKPYLVIPYQQSCAILAVPELMGYKLINAKHDKGVVMLMGRKNGQYDEIIIRFNDNYSQYDVRVLENRDILESNFVTLDNGVVIHIPEEGEMHIFHRQANAMKTIKDPFIRTSMRLCHEGTSVLFYEGTTLFGMKMK, encoded by the coding sequence ATGGACTATTACATGCAAGGCGGGGGAAAAGTAAAACTGGTCGATACCGATTTTGTTGCTGAAGGGGGAGAAGGCAAGATTTATGTGAAGAATAAAACAGTTTACAAAATTTACACCGACATTGCCCGCGTAATGCCTGTTGCTAAGATTCAAGAACTCAATGTGTTAGACCATCCTTGCATTGTTCGCCCATTAGCACTGTTGCTGGACAAAAATAATCAACCTGTCGGTTTTACCATGCTACAAGCGGTTAATACCCAATCGCTACCACGTTTATTTACCAACGATTTTCGTCAACAGCAAAATATTAGCGATTCGATGATTTTCGCTTTATTAGAAAAAATGCACGAAACTATCCATTTTATCCATCAACACCATTGTTTAATGGTTGATGGAAATGAAATGAATTACTTAGTAGATACCCAAACATGGGAAAAGCCGTATTTTATAGATGTGGATTCTTATCAAACCCCCCATTTTCCAGCCACCGCATTAATGCCATCTATTAAAGATTATCATACACAAGGATTTAGCCCACTAACTGATTGGTTTGCTTTTGCTATCGTCGCCTGTCAACTGCTGGTTGGCATACATCCTTATAAAGGTAAACACGCCAATCATAAAGGCTTAGAAAGTCGGATGAAAGCCAATATTTCCATTTTTAACGCCACAGTTTCCCTACCCGCTGCGGTGCGTGATTTCGCCATTATTCCCAGCACATGGCAAGATTGGTTTATCCGTTTGTTTGAAAAGGGAGAACGCCTTGCACCGCCACTATTATCAGGTAAATTACCCGCACCTGCGCTACGTGTACATGTTGTACAGGGAACAAATAATTTTACGGTGACGCTGTTACACGATTATAAAGAACCTATTCGGGAACATCATTATTACAATGGATTAAATACCATTTTTGTAAAAAATACGGTTTATATACAAAAACAGCCTTTTTCTTTACAAAATACGACAACACAAATTATTTACGAACCGCGCAGTTTAACAGCACTCGCCGCAACGATTCATCAACAACAATTACAACTCACGGTTTTATCAACAGGAGAAGTGCTTGCCCTTACGTTGAATGCAGAGCAATTATTGTGCGTTAATAATAATTTATATGTTGTGCAATATGACAAACTTATCACCATTCAGCTACGTCAAGTCAATGATAAATTATTCGCCAGCAGTGGGACTGTATGGCAAATCATGCCCAATTCACACCAAGTTTTTCAAGGGATTATTTATCAAAATGTACTGGGTAAGCCTTATTTAGTCATCCCTTACCAACAATCTTGCGCCATCTTGGCTGTCCCCGAATTAATGGGTTATAAACTCATTAATGCAAAACATGATAAAGGGGTTGTAATGTTGATGGGGCGAAAGAATGGGCAATATGATGAAATAATTATTCGTTTTAACGATAACTACAGTCAGTACGATGTCCGCGTTTTAGAAAATCGGGATATTTTAGAAAGTAACTTTGTAACATTGGATAATGGCGTTGTTATCCATATTCCCGAAGAAGGGGAAATGCACATTTTCCATCGTCAGGCGAATGCCATGAAAACGATTAAAGACCCCTTTATTCGTACTTCAATGCGTTTATGTCATGAAGGCACGAGCGTTTTATTTTATGAAGGTACAACGTTGTTTGGGATGAAAATGAAATAG
- a CDS encoding TIGR00730 family Rossman fold protein, translating into MKSISVFTGANKGSHPNYSHAAQTLGKALVKRDITLVYGGGNIGLMGVLADAVLAEGGNVIGVIPEFLVAKEVAHQGLTELIIVNSMHERKAKMMELSDGFIAMPGGWGTLDELFEILTWSQLGLHNSPCGLLNIAGYFGYLLEFLEHAVAQGFLRSEHLESLLVEERPERLLQAFEDYHAPTMDKWIDRV; encoded by the coding sequence ATGAAAAGTATTAGCGTATTTACTGGTGCGAATAAAGGCAGCCATCCTAATTACAGCCATGCCGCACAGACGTTAGGTAAAGCCTTAGTTAAACGCGATATAACACTGGTTTATGGCGGTGGCAATATTGGTTTAATGGGGGTTTTAGCGGATGCGGTACTGGCTGAGGGCGGCAATGTTATTGGTGTGATTCCCGAGTTTCTTGTTGCTAAGGAAGTTGCTCATCAGGGGCTTACGGAGTTAATTATTGTCAACAGTATGCATGAACGCAAAGCAAAAATGATGGAATTATCCGACGGTTTTATTGCAATGCCGGGCGGGTGGGGAACATTAGATGAATTATTTGAGATACTCACATGGTCACAATTAGGGCTACACAATAGCCCTTGTGGACTCCTGAATATTGCAGGATATTTTGGCTATTTATTAGAATTTTTGGAACATGCCGTTGCACAAGGTTTTTTAAGAAGTGAACACTTAGAAAGTTTACTTGTTGAAGAAAGACCTGAACGCTTATTACAGGCATTTGAAGATTATCACGCCCCGACAATGGATAAATGGATAGACCGCGTTTGA